The Alphaproteobacteria bacterium genome contains a region encoding:
- a CDS encoding efflux RND transporter periplasmic adaptor subunit: protein MSLLGRILPIAVGAAVVAAIGAYVVYGQQQQETKQRRARANQDQPAPVLAARASIADVPIYLDAVGNTRALNTVTVRPQVGGQIVRIAFKEGQDVQKGFVLAEIDPRTYQAQYDQAIATKAKDEATLANARIDLERYTRLAAMNSGSKQQADTQKALVAQLEAQIQGDQAAIDNARTMLSYTKITSPIDGRTGIRMVDEGNLVQANDTQGFVVITQIQPISVLFNLPQQQFQQVNVAFSKGPLRVDALAGDNKTAIDQGTLQVIDNQMDQTTGTIRMKAEFPNTNLQLWPGQFINIRVLVDTLKQVVVVPTAAVQRGPQGAFVFVVEADSKVAVRPITVAQQDDTQAVISNGVKADEQVVTTGFTRLSNGTRVAVQQGESAPQSSAENTGETQPAAKGEGRRKREGSSEGGDGKERRRRSETAPATPSAKQ, encoded by the coding sequence ATGAGTCTTCTTGGTCGCATTCTGCCCATTGCGGTCGGCGCCGCCGTCGTGGCTGCGATCGGCGCCTATGTGGTGTACGGGCAGCAACAACAGGAAACGAAACAGCGGCGTGCCCGCGCCAACCAGGACCAGCCTGCGCCGGTGCTCGCGGCGCGCGCGAGCATCGCCGACGTGCCGATCTACCTCGACGCGGTTGGCAATACGCGCGCGCTCAATACCGTGACGGTGCGTCCGCAGGTCGGCGGGCAGATCGTCAGGATCGCCTTCAAGGAAGGCCAGGACGTCCAGAAGGGCTTCGTGCTCGCCGAGATCGATCCGCGCACCTATCAGGCGCAATACGATCAGGCGATCGCCACCAAGGCGAAGGACGAGGCGACGCTCGCCAATGCGCGCATCGACCTGGAGCGCTATACGCGCTTGGCAGCGATGAATTCCGGCTCGAAGCAGCAGGCCGATACGCAGAAGGCGCTGGTCGCGCAGCTCGAGGCGCAGATACAGGGCGATCAGGCGGCGATCGACAATGCCCGCACGATGCTGAGCTACACCAAGATCACCTCGCCGATCGACGGCCGGACCGGCATCCGCATGGTCGACGAGGGCAATCTGGTGCAGGCAAACGACACCCAAGGCTTCGTTGTGATCACGCAGATCCAGCCGATCTCGGTGCTGTTCAACCTGCCGCAGCAGCAATTCCAGCAGGTGAATGTGGCCTTCTCGAAAGGCCCGCTGCGCGTCGATGCGCTGGCCGGCGACAACAAGACCGCGATCGATCAGGGTACCCTGCAGGTGATCGACAACCAGATGGACCAGACCACCGGGACGATCCGCATGAAGGCGGAGTTTCCCAACACCAACCTGCAGCTTTGGCCGGGTCAGTTCATCAACATCCGCGTGCTGGTCGATACCTTGAAGCAGGTCGTGGTGGTGCCGACCGCGGCCGTTCAGCGCGGCCCGCAGGGCGCGTTCGTGTTTGTGGTCGAAGCCGACAGCAAGGTCGCGGTGCGGCCGATTACCGTCGCGCAACAAGACGACACGCAGGCGGTCATTTCGAATGGCGTGAAGGCAGATGAGCAGGTCGTCACCACCGGCTTCACGCGGCTGTCGAACGGCACGCGCGTCGCCGTGCAGCAGGGCGAGAGCGCGCCGCAGTCGTCGGCCGAAAATACGGGCGAAACGCAGCCCGCCGCGAAGGGTGAAGGCCGCCGCAAGCGCGAAGGTAGCAGCGAGGGTGGTGACGGCAAGGAGCGCCGCCGCCGCTCCGAGACTGCGCCCGCGACCCCGAGCGCCAAGCAATGA
- a CDS encoding efflux RND transporter permease subunit produces MNVSAPFIQRPIATSLLGVAVMFGGLLGYLWLPVSALPQVDFPTIQVTTQLPGASPDTMASLVTAPLERQFGQIPSLATMTSSSSYGISQITLQFDLNREIDAASQDVQAAINAAGSALPRNLPYPPIYSKVNPADTPIVTLALTSDTVSLRSLSDLADTLLAQRLSEISGVGNVATQGGIKPAVRIQADLPRLAAYGLSLEDIRQAIVNANVAGPKGAFDGAFQSYTIAANDQLAAAEAYRTLIIAYRNQNPVMLRDVADVIDGLENAKVSGWFNNQQAVIIDIRRQPGANVVQTVQNIQKELPRLRRILPVGAKLTVVQDRTDTIRASIHDVQFTLVLAVALVVLVVLIFLRTIRATIIAGVALPLSLIATFLVMWFAGFSLDNLSLMALTIGTGFVVDDAIVMIENIVRHMEDGETAYEAALKGAREIGFTIISLTFSLIAVFIPLLFMTGLVGRMFREFALTLTIAVVVSAIVSLTLTPMMCAKLLRHESEGGGNRITRWFNDLVEGSVAFYGRSLEWVLRHQKFTLLVTLITLVATIGLYAVVPKGFLPLQDTGLVTAVTEAGTEVSFAEMQRLQQLVSDRIRQDPDVTGVVSVVGVSPLNATPNAGRLSITLRPRGQRHDVVEAIISRLKNTIADIPGMTVYFQPVQDIQISTRPSRAQYQYTLVATDAAEVIKWSDSLVDALRQNSTLRDVSSEAQEGGLRVYIDVDREKAGRLGINMQVINDTLNDAFGQRQISTIYGQANQYRVILEAAPQYQKDPSALVKIYVPANIPSQPLQSSSAQNIQPLSTFVPGQSNTQVPLSAFAQMIRTTAPLAIAHQEQFPSVTLSFNLAPGAALGDAVGIISSAERIIGMPTSVIGSYSGDTAEFAKSLAGEPWLILAAVVTIYIVLGVLYESFIHPFTILTTLPSAGVGALLALMLVGQDLSVIALIGIVLLMGIVKKNAIMMIDFALEAERRHGMSPREAITQASLLRFRPIMMTTLAALFGALPLAFESGTGSELRFPLGVTIIGGLLLSQLLTLYTTPVIYLAMERLRVRMTRRSPPRPAPQPAE; encoded by the coding sequence ATGAACGTCTCCGCCCCCTTCATCCAGCGGCCGATCGCAACCTCGTTGCTCGGCGTCGCCGTGATGTTCGGCGGACTGCTCGGCTATCTGTGGCTGCCGGTCTCGGCGCTGCCGCAGGTCGATTTCCCGACCATTCAGGTGACGACACAGCTTCCCGGTGCCAGCCCCGACACGATGGCGTCGCTGGTGACGGCGCCGCTCGAGCGGCAGTTCGGGCAGATCCCTTCGCTCGCCACGATGACCTCGTCGAGCTCCTACGGGATCAGCCAGATCACACTGCAGTTCGACCTGAACCGCGAGATCGACGCCGCCTCGCAGGACGTGCAGGCCGCGATCAATGCGGCGGGCTCGGCGCTGCCGCGCAATCTGCCCTACCCGCCGATCTATTCGAAGGTGAACCCGGCCGACACGCCGATCGTGACGCTCGCGCTCACCTCCGACACGGTGTCGCTGCGCTCGTTGAGCGATCTCGCCGACACGCTGCTGGCGCAGCGGCTCTCGGAAATCTCCGGCGTCGGCAATGTGGCGACGCAGGGTGGCATCAAGCCGGCGGTGCGCATCCAGGCCGACCTGCCGCGGCTCGCGGCTTACGGCCTGTCGCTCGAGGATATCCGGCAGGCGATCGTCAACGCCAACGTGGCGGGACCGAAAGGCGCGTTCGACGGCGCGTTCCAGTCCTACACCATTGCGGCGAACGACCAGCTCGCTGCCGCCGAAGCCTACCGCACGCTGATCATCGCCTATCGCAACCAGAACCCCGTGATGCTGCGCGATGTCGCAGACGTCATCGACGGGCTGGAAAACGCCAAGGTCTCGGGCTGGTTCAACAACCAGCAGGCCGTCATCATCGACATCCGCCGCCAGCCCGGCGCCAATGTGGTGCAGACGGTCCAGAACATCCAGAAGGAGCTGCCGCGGCTTCGCCGCATCCTCCCCGTCGGCGCCAAGCTCACCGTGGTGCAGGACCGCACCGACACGATCCGCGCCTCGATCCATGACGTGCAGTTCACCCTGGTGCTGGCGGTCGCGCTGGTCGTGCTGGTGGTGCTCATCTTCCTGCGCACCATCCGCGCGACGATTATCGCCGGTGTCGCACTCCCGCTCTCGCTCATCGCCACGTTCCTGGTGATGTGGTTTGCGGGCTTCTCGCTCGACAACCTCTCGCTGATGGCGCTCACCATCGGCACCGGCTTCGTCGTCGACGACGCGATCGTGATGATCGAGAACATCGTGCGCCACATGGAGGACGGCGAAACCGCCTATGAGGCGGCGCTCAAGGGTGCGCGCGAGATCGGTTTCACCATCATATCGCTGACGTTCTCGCTGATCGCCGTGTTCATCCCGCTGCTGTTCATGACCGGGCTGGTCGGCCGCATGTTCCGCGAGTTCGCGCTGACGCTGACCATCGCGGTCGTGGTGTCGGCAATCGTATCGCTGACGCTCACCCCGATGATGTGCGCGAAGCTGTTGCGTCACGAGAGCGAGGGCGGCGGCAATCGCATCACGCGCTGGTTCAACGATCTGGTCGAGGGCAGCGTCGCGTTCTACGGCCGCAGCCTCGAATGGGTGCTGCGCCACCAGAAATTCACGCTGCTGGTGACGCTCATCACGCTGGTGGCGACCATCGGACTCTACGCCGTCGTGCCGAAAGGCTTCCTGCCGCTGCAGGATACCGGCCTTGTCACCGCGGTGACCGAGGCCGGCACCGAAGTCTCGTTCGCCGAGATGCAGCGGCTGCAGCAGCTTGTCTCCGACCGCATCCGCCAAGACCCGGACGTGACCGGCGTCGTGTCGGTGGTCGGCGTGAGCCCGCTCAACGCGACGCCAAATGCGGGCCGGCTCTCGATCACGCTGCGCCCGCGCGGCCAGCGCCACGACGTGGTCGAGGCCATCATCTCGCGGCTGAAGAACACCATTGCCGATATTCCCGGCATGACAGTCTACTTCCAGCCGGTGCAGGACATCCAGATTTCGACGCGGCCGAGCCGCGCGCAGTACCAGTACACGCTGGTCGCGACCGACGCTGCCGAAGTCATCAAATGGTCGGACAGTCTGGTCGATGCGCTGCGGCAGAACTCGACGCTGCGCGACGTCTCGTCCGAGGCGCAGGAAGGCGGGCTGCGCGTCTACATCGATGTCGATCGCGAGAAGGCCGGCCGCCTCGGCATCAACATGCAGGTGATCAACGACACGCTCAACGATGCCTTCGGGCAGCGGCAGATCTCCACGATCTACGGGCAGGCGAACCAGTATCGCGTGATCCTCGAAGCGGCGCCGCAGTACCAGAAGGACCCGTCCGCGCTGGTGAAGATCTACGTGCCGGCGAACATCCCCTCCCAGCCGTTGCAGTCGTCGAGCGCGCAGAACATCCAGCCGCTCTCGACATTCGTGCCGGGCCAGTCGAACACGCAGGTGCCGCTCTCGGCCTTCGCGCAGATGATCCGCACCACGGCGCCGCTTGCGATCGCGCACCAGGAGCAATTCCCCTCGGTAACGCTTTCCTTCAATCTCGCGCCCGGCGCGGCACTCGGCGATGCAGTCGGCATCATCTCGTCGGCCGAGCGCATCATCGGCATGCCGACATCCGTCATCGGCAGCTATTCGGGCGACACCGCGGAGTTCGCGAAATCGCTCGCCGGCGAGCCGTGGCTGATTCTTGCGGCGGTCGTGACGATCTACATCGTGCTCGGCGTCCTTTACGAAAGCTTCATCCATCCGTTCACGATCCTCACCACGCTGCCCTCGGCCGGTGTCGGTGCGCTGCTCGCGCTGATGCTGGTCGGACAAGATCTCTCAGTCATCGCGCTGATCGGCATCGTGCTGTTGATGGGCATCGTGAAGAAGAACGCCATCATGATGATCGACTTCGCACTGGAAGCCGAGCGGCGCCACGGCATGTCGCCGCGCGAGGCGATCACGCAGGCTTCGCTACTACGCTTCCGGCCCATCATGATGACGACGCTCGCCGCGCTGTTCGGCGCGCTGCCGCTCGCGTTCGAAAGCGGCACCGGCTCGGAGCTGCGCTTCCCGCTCGGCGTGACGATCATTGGCGGCCTGCTGCTCAGCCAGTTGCTCACGCTCTACACCACGCCGGTCATTTATCTTGCGATGGAGCGGCTGCGCGTCCGCATGACGCGCCGCTCCCCGCCGCGGCCCGCGCCGCAGCCCGCGGAGTAG
- a CDS encoding efflux RND transporter permease subunit: MNFSYPFIMRPVGTTLLAIGLMLVGIVAYRFLPVASMPNVELPTIRVSASRPGADPAIIAATVAAPLERHLATIAGVTEITSVSSLGQTSITVQFDLARSIEGAARDVQAAINAAITDLPSDLPSIPSFRKFNPAAAPVLILALTSKTIPPSAIYDAADTVVAQRIAQVAGVADVTVSGAEQPAVRVRVNPGAIASAGISLEQVRTAIAAANAQSPIGVLDGSGLAETLGTNDQLRRAPDYRDVIVKSSNGTVVRLSDIATVDQSTRNTRSAAWFNKQPSVLLIITKQGDANVIETVDNIKALIPEIKRWIPADIDFSILSDRTGTIRASVRDMQLTLLGTITMVMLVVFLFLRRATPTLAAGITVPLSLAGTCAAMWAVGFSIDNLSLMALAVSVGFVVDDAIVMIENVFRNMEKGHSPLRSTLEGARQIGFTVISISVSLVAAFIPLLFMGGIVGRAFREFSVTLVFAIVISTIVSLTVTPMICAHYIRSVPSATETRFDRMVEWVISRVRRAYGASLTILLEHRVLMLIVMAATIALTVDLYIKTPKGFFPQDDTGLIFTSTRASPDISYQAMVEMQTRVRDIILDDPAVYAAGSSVGGSAWSASVNQGRLFVALKPLEERGYIPTQRVIDRLRPKFARIPGIEVWMFPAQDVRVGGRQGRSQYQFTLWSSDLDELLKWVPKAVDRVKTVPGVVDVSTDREQGGFQLNVSIDRAAASRYGVRVQDIDAALANAYAQRQISTIYTQRNQYRVVMEVDPVYQRDPNDLAHIYVPGTNGAQVPLSNVAKFERSIAPLVVNHQGQFPAVTISFGLKEGVALDVASDDIQKAILDMRLPDIVQAEFAGDAKAFAASAGAQPLLILAALIAVYLVLGVLYESLAHPLTIISTLPSAGLGALLALQAFGAELTIIAFIGIILLIGLVKKNGIMLVDFALEAERQRGLPPERAIYEACMERFRPIMMTTLAALLGAVPFVIATGPGSEMRRPLGMTIIGGLLVSQILTLYTTPVIYLLLDRLHRKLGGRGPQALLEREPPLAPAE, translated from the coding sequence ATGAATTTCTCATACCCGTTCATCATGCGCCCGGTCGGCACGACGCTCCTGGCGATCGGGCTCATGCTGGTCGGGATCGTGGCCTACCGCTTCCTGCCGGTCGCCAGCATGCCGAACGTCGAGCTGCCGACCATCCGCGTTTCGGCCAGCCGGCCCGGCGCCGACCCGGCGATCATCGCCGCAACCGTCGCGGCGCCGCTCGAACGCCACCTCGCGACAATCGCGGGCGTTACCGAGATCACGTCGGTTTCGTCGCTGGGGCAGACCTCGATCACGGTGCAGTTCGATCTCGCGCGCAGCATCGAGGGCGCGGCGCGCGACGTGCAGGCCGCGATCAATGCGGCGATCACCGATTTGCCGAGCGACCTGCCGTCGATCCCGTCTTTCCGCAAATTCAATCCCGCCGCGGCGCCGGTGCTGATCCTCGCGCTTACCTCCAAGACGATCCCGCCGAGCGCGATCTATGACGCCGCCGACACCGTGGTGGCGCAACGCATCGCGCAGGTCGCGGGCGTCGCCGACGTGACGGTGAGCGGCGCCGAGCAGCCGGCGGTGCGCGTGCGGGTCAATCCGGGCGCGATCGCCTCGGCCGGCATCTCGCTCGAGCAGGTGCGCACCGCGATCGCGGCCGCGAACGCGCAAAGCCCGATCGGCGTGCTCGACGGCAGCGGTCTTGCCGAGACGCTCGGCACCAACGACCAGTTGCGCCGTGCGCCGGACTATCGCGACGTCATCGTGAAAAGCTCGAACGGCACGGTGGTGCGCCTCTCCGACATCGCGACGGTCGACCAGAGCACGCGCAACACGCGCTCGGCCGCCTGGTTCAACAAGCAGCCGTCGGTGCTGCTGATCATCACCAAGCAGGGCGACGCCAACGTCATCGAGACGGTCGACAACATCAAGGCGCTGATCCCCGAGATCAAGCGCTGGATTCCGGCCGACATCGACTTCTCGATCCTGTCCGACCGCACCGGCACGATCCGCGCCAGCGTGCGCGACATGCAGCTGACCCTGCTCGGCACGATCACCATGGTGATGCTGGTGGTATTCCTGTTCCTGCGCCGTGCGACGCCGACGCTGGCGGCCGGCATCACGGTGCCGCTGTCGCTTGCCGGCACCTGCGCGGCGATGTGGGCGGTGGGCTTTTCGATCGACAACCTCTCGCTGATGGCGCTCGCCGTCTCGGTCGGTTTCGTGGTCGACGACGCGATCGTGATGATCGAGAATGTGTTCCGCAACATGGAGAAGGGACACTCGCCGTTGCGCTCCACGCTCGAAGGCGCGCGGCAGATCGGCTTCACGGTGATCTCGATCAGCGTCTCGCTGGTCGCGGCGTTCATCCCGCTCCTGTTCATGGGCGGCATTGTGGGGCGCGCGTTTCGCGAGTTCTCGGTGACGCTGGTGTTCGCAATCGTCATTTCCACGATCGTGTCGCTCACCGTCACGCCGATGATCTGCGCGCACTACATCCGTAGTGTGCCGAGCGCGACCGAGACGCGTTTCGACCGCATGGTCGAATGGGTGATCTCGCGCGTGCGGCGCGCCTACGGGGCGAGCCTCACGATACTGCTGGAGCATCGCGTGCTGATGCTGATCGTGATGGCGGCGACCATCGCGCTCACCGTCGATCTCTACATCAAGACCCCGAAGGGCTTTTTCCCGCAGGACGACACCGGGCTGATCTTCACCTCGACCCGCGCTTCGCCGGATATCTCGTACCAGGCGATGGTCGAGATGCAGACGCGCGTGCGCGATATCATCCTCGACGATCCGGCGGTCTACGCGGCGGGCTCCTCGGTCGGCGGCTCGGCGTGGAGCGCCTCGGTCAACCAAGGCCGCCTGTTCGTTGCCCTCAAGCCGCTGGAGGAGCGCGGCTACATCCCGACCCAGCGCGTGATCGACCGGTTGCGGCCGAAATTTGCCCGCATCCCCGGCATCGAGGTCTGGATGTTTCCCGCGCAGGACGTGCGCGTCGGCGGGCGGCAGGGCCGCTCGCAATACCAGTTCACGCTCTGGAGCTCCGATCTCGACGAGTTGCTGAAGTGGGTGCCGAAAGCGGTGGATCGTGTGAAGACGGTGCCGGGCGTGGTCGACGTTTCGACCGACCGCGAGCAAGGCGGCTTCCAGCTCAACGTGTCGATCGACCGCGCCGCAGCCTCGCGCTACGGCGTGCGGGTGCAGGATATCGATGCGGCGCTCGCCAACGCGTACGCGCAGCGGCAGATCTCGACGATCTATACCCAGCGCAACCAGTACCGCGTCGTGATGGAGGTCGATCCTGTCTACCAGCGCGACCCGAACGATCTCGCGCACATCTACGTGCCCGGGACCAACGGCGCGCAGGTGCCGCTCTCCAATGTGGCGAAGTTCGAGCGCTCGATCGCGCCGCTGGTGGTCAATCACCAGGGCCAGTTTCCGGCCGTGACGATCTCTTTCGGGCTGAAGGAAGGCGTGGCGCTGGACGTCGCCAGTGACGACATCCAGAAGGCGATTCTCGACATGCGGCTGCCCGACATCGTGCAGGCCGAGTTTGCCGGCGACGCCAAGGCGTTCGCGGCCTCCGCGGGCGCGCAGCCGCTGTTGATCCTCGCGGCGCTGATCGCGGTCTATCTGGTGCTGGGGGTGCTCTACGAAAGCCTGGCGCACCCGCTGACCATCATTTCGACGCTGCCCTCCGCAGGGCTTGGCGCGCTGCTTGCGCTGCAGGCCTTCGGCGCGGAGCTCACCATCATCGCGTTCATAGGCATCATTTTGCTGATCGGGCTTGTGAAGAAGAACGGCATCATGCTGGTCGACTTCGCGCTCGAAGCCGAGCGGCAGCGCGGGCTGCCGCCCGAGCGGGCGATCTACGAAGCCTGCATGGAGCGCTTCCGCCCGATCATGATGACGACGCTCGCCGCTCTGCTCGGCGCGGTCCCGTTCGTGATTGCGACGGGGCCGGGCTCGGAGATGCGGCGTCCGCTCGGCATGACGATCATCGGCGGGCTGCTCGTCTCGCAGATCCTCACACTCTATACGACGCCGGTGATCTATCTCTTGCTCGACCGGCTGCACCGCAAGCTTGGCGGGCGCGGCCCGCAGGCGCTGCTGGAGCGCGAGCCGCCGCTTGCGCCAGCGGAGTGA
- a CDS encoding alpha/beta fold hydrolase has protein sequence MDPRKFNVWKGATASCCFVLLSVFCLSASAAHELPRRAFLGVTGQPTPDNHVRVGRIFPNSSAARSELAVGDILLALNGTPIESVDSFLAGVKSLKSQDRPIYRVQRGGKEMNVEVVLGEYPREQPGDIEVLYDTVETRNATVRSILTMPVGNTRKLPSILFVQGFDCGSVDWPFPEPHLARELVYRLTRAGFAVMRSEKSGVGDSTGAPCRDVDFQSEVSLFTSALKKLKSYDFVDTGNVFIFGHSAGGWVAPLVAAEEPVKGIVAYGTVVRPYAEYFVENWRRNRWRRSQRDPVQLEDDQRLIAQLLHYLFVEKISVREVTASHPELTAVAKRLFPEDDEHFNGPRSLQHVRQLNDQNIARAWASLDIPVLALIGEFDIRTLPMDHEYIAAIVNARHPGKGAWRLLPKMDHGFALHESLNDSVAHEFVGPFGDQVLQETVRWIRERTG, from the coding sequence ATGGATCCGCGCAAGTTCAATGTCTGGAAAGGGGCTACGGCAAGTTGCTGCTTCGTCCTTCTTTCCGTGTTTTGCCTTTCGGCGTCTGCGGCGCACGAGTTACCGCGGCGCGCGTTTCTCGGAGTGACCGGGCAACCGACTCCTGACAATCACGTTCGGGTGGGCAGGATTTTTCCGAACAGCTCGGCCGCACGATCCGAGCTTGCGGTCGGGGACATTCTGCTTGCGCTCAATGGCACTCCAATCGAATCCGTTGACAGCTTCCTGGCGGGGGTGAAATCCCTCAAATCCCAGGACCGCCCCATCTATCGCGTGCAGCGTGGCGGCAAGGAGATGAATGTCGAGGTGGTGCTGGGCGAGTATCCCCGCGAGCAGCCGGGCGATATCGAAGTCCTCTATGACACCGTCGAAACGCGAAACGCCACGGTGCGAAGCATACTGACGATGCCGGTCGGCAACACGCGCAAGCTACCATCGATCCTCTTCGTGCAGGGGTTTGACTGTGGTTCGGTCGACTGGCCCTTCCCCGAACCACACCTCGCCCGCGAACTCGTTTACCGGCTGACCCGGGCGGGGTTTGCCGTCATGCGCAGCGAAAAGAGCGGGGTCGGAGACAGCACGGGTGCACCGTGTCGCGATGTTGATTTTCAAAGCGAAGTCTCGCTGTTCACGAGCGCCTTGAAGAAGCTCAAGTCCTACGACTTCGTGGACACCGGGAATGTCTTTATCTTCGGCCACAGCGCGGGCGGCTGGGTCGCCCCGCTGGTGGCGGCGGAGGAACCGGTCAAGGGCATCGTGGCGTATGGCACGGTAGTGCGGCCCTACGCGGAGTACTTCGTCGAAAATTGGCGACGCAATCGGTGGCGTCGATCACAACGCGATCCGGTGCAACTCGAGGACGACCAACGCCTGATCGCGCAGCTTCTCCACTACCTCTTCGTGGAGAAGATCTCCGTGCGCGAGGTCACCGCCAGCCACCCTGAGCTCACGGCTGTCGCGAAGAGGCTGTTTCCCGAAGATGACGAGCACTTCAACGGTCCAAGGTCGTTGCAACACGTTCGGCAGCTGAACGACCAAAATATTGCGCGAGCCTGGGCGTCCTTGGATATTCCGGTACTCGCCCTGATCGGGGAGTTCGACATCAGGACACTTCCGATGGACCACGAATATATTGCCGCCATCGTAAACGCTCGTCACCCGGGCAAGGGAGCTTGGCGGCTTCTCCCAAAGATGGATCACGGCTTTGCCTTGCATGAATCGCTGAATGACAGCGTTGCTCACGAGTTCGTGGGACCATTTGGCGATCAGGTCCTGCAGGAAACGGTCAGGTGGATACGAGAGAGAACCGGATAG
- a CDS encoding uroporphyrinogen decarboxylase family protein, translating into MAEQLLPTTVVGSYPQPAWLVDEKIFKSQTVPRVRMKEIWRVAEPWLEQAQDDATLIAIRDMERAGIDIITDGEMRRESYSNRFATALDGVDIDKPAMVKARAGAGVETALPRVVGKVRRRNAVEVRDMEFLRRNTDRAAKITLPGPFTMTQQVQSEFYKDQEELAMDYAIAVNEEAKDLVKAGADVIQLDEPWLRNDPDGARRYAIKAINRALDGITVPTVVHLCFGYAFLVKNKASSYFFLEELADSAAQQISIESAQPQIDLGVLKNLSNKKIMLGVINLGDQIVEQPEQVAERIRAGLKYVSPDRLIPAPDCGMKYLSREVAFGKLKALADGAAMVRRELS; encoded by the coding sequence ATGGCCGAACAACTTCTGCCGACGACGGTCGTCGGCTCCTATCCGCAGCCCGCCTGGCTGGTCGACGAAAAAATCTTCAAGTCGCAGACCGTGCCGCGCGTGCGGATGAAAGAAATCTGGCGGGTTGCCGAGCCCTGGCTCGAGCAGGCGCAGGACGACGCCACGCTGATCGCGATCCGCGACATGGAACGCGCCGGCATCGACATCATCACCGACGGCGAGATGCGCCGTGAGAGCTACTCGAACCGCTTCGCGACCGCGCTCGACGGCGTCGATATCGACAAACCCGCGATGGTGAAGGCGCGCGCCGGCGCCGGCGTCGAAACCGCGCTGCCGCGGGTCGTCGGCAAGGTGCGTCGCCGTAACGCAGTCGAAGTGCGCGACATGGAATTCCTCCGCCGCAACACCGATCGGGCCGCGAAGATCACCCTGCCCGGTCCCTTCACGATGACGCAGCAGGTGCAGAGTGAATTCTACAAGGACCAGGAAGAACTCGCGATGGACTACGCCATCGCGGTGAACGAGGAGGCAAAGGATCTCGTGAAGGCCGGCGCCGACGTGATCCAGCTCGACGAGCCGTGGCTGCGCAACGATCCGGACGGGGCGCGCCGCTACGCCATCAAGGCGATCAACCGCGCGCTCGACGGCATCACGGTGCCGACCGTGGTGCACCTGTGCTTCGGCTACGCGTTTCTGGTGAAGAACAAGGCGTCGAGCTACTTTTTCCTCGAAGAGCTCGCAGACTCCGCGGCGCAGCAAATCTCGATCGAGTCGGCGCAGCCCCAGATCGATCTCGGTGTTCTGAAGAACCTCTCGAACAAGAAGATCATGCTCGGCGTGATCAATTTGGGCGACCAGATCGTCGAGCAACCCGAACAGGTCGCCGAGCGCATCCGAGCGGGCCTGAAATACGTCTCGCCCGACCGCCTGATCCCGGCGCCCGACTGCGGCATGAAATATCTCTCGCGCGAGGTCGCGTTCGGGAAGCTGAAGGCACTCGCGGATGGAGCGGCGATGGTGCGGAGGGAGTTGAGCTAA